Genomic segment of Arachis stenosperma cultivar V10309 chromosome 4, arast.V10309.gnm1.PFL2, whole genome shotgun sequence:
tagaactacttataacattttttattttcaaattatgtAGCATGTGAATGTACCATAAATAATAACTGTACCTTTTGAGATGTGGAAAAACTCTAAGAAgatgtgtatatatatggaaTTCTTAATTGTTTAGATGTGACTTGTCTCCTTCTCTCGGGTATAGATCGCATAGTAGTTATCTTGGTTTGGAGTCTGATTAAATTCCAAGCAGATGTGTTAATGTGTTTTGCTTGTACAGTTTTGTTTTAGTATGAGGCTATGAGCTTTGTGGAGATTCTTGAAAAACATGTCTTTAACaagttgaaattttttataagaaTCCTCAGACAAGATCAAGCAATGAGGCTAACTATGTTAATAAATCCCAGTGCACCCTTTTCGTTTTGGTTGAAACATTACACAAAATTTTAATACACCATGTTCATTATATTCCACCTACTTCAAAGACAAAAGGTATTGGATTTTAGTTCTCGATACAAAGTAAACAGATTGTTaagatttcttttttttttttatacaagatattatttaatggataataaaactacaaaggaaaaaaaaatctttaaattgCTGTGCTGTTTCAAGAATTTAAAGTTGTCCGATAAATATGTGAGAATCACACATATTCTCTCAACTTCTTTTCCCTTCTCTGCACGaattatcaattaaattttaattggtATAGACAGAcgaactttttatttttaatattggagtGGTAGTGGTGTTTTTTAAAAATGTGGATTGCTGGGGTGTTATATTCAAATGTGGAATCGTTTAACTAGAGAAACAGAAATCGAACTGTCCGATTTATTAGAGGTAcagaaatcggaccgtccgatttctagaagtacacaaatcggaccgtccaaTTTGTAGAGGTACAGAAATCGGACCGTCTGATTTGTAAGAGATACAGAAATCGGACCGTTTGACTTGtggtaaaaaaattaaaaaatttgaagtgtaggaatcggaccctccgatttgtgtactttccacagttttaaaaaacaacaaaaattacAATGTTAAGGTATCTTCTACctccataacaaaaaaaattaacccaGACAGACAATGTTTAGCggttgcaaaaaaaaaagattatattatgaatacacaaaaattagttactagtataaaatatatattgaaatataaatacatattaaaaataaattaaaatatacatatatttatacacaaatatattgataactgattttaatgtacaaatagtatttttttttaaaaaaatctaattctaaaaataaaCATTTTGAATGTTCAGTTGTTAGGCGACTTGTTAGTTGTTACTCTATCAGCAACGCCATAATAGTAGATGCTTGATTAGTgcttgaatttttaattaatttttttggggCAACAATACTTTATTAATCTAGATGAATTTTATATGCAATCATGTGGATTTGAGGTTCTAATCACTTTCTTTTGTCCCCTCTCCATCCTCTCAATTAGGTACTCATAGGAACAAGGGAGAAAGCATCAAGAATGTATCCCCTTATGATTACCAGGATCTTGCTAGCCACTTTTGTGTGAGATGTAAAGTTATAAAGTGATCAAATTAAATTAAGGTAAGCTAATACAGTGCCTAAACTTTCCGTTTCATAGTTGttgaataataatttattattaacaaGTAAGGGTTTTTCCATGAAGGTTCATTAAAATATAAATGGTAGTTAATTAACCATACAAAGTGTGGAGAAAAATTGTCCAATAGGTAAACACAATACAATAACCAAAACTCATGAAATACGAAGAAATCCGAACctactaataaataaaataacttgTGATGACTCTAGCTTTATCCTTTATATATTTTCTAATATTGTTAAATGtgtattaatttaattataatataaaaaatatgactAATTTAGCTTAATAGCAAAATAAGCATTATTAGGCAATATGATCAAATTATCAAGCCTAAAATAGTCCTGCATAAATGGATTAATGGACATTGCTGTTGACTCCCAGCACTTCAATTTCACTCCCTCCATCATAATGCTCTTGATTTTGATTAGTTATATCATGACATCTTCTCTCCCCATTCCATCGTTAACCTTTTTCCTCCTATATATTTGATTGAGTTTATGAAAGCGCAATTCAGGATTGTTTTGGtggtaataataactcacaagaaaAAATCAATGTCTTTTAACGGTCGAGTGCCAATAAAATACTGCATACATAAGATAAGATTCtaattttaacaatttttttatagcCATTGGATGAACAGAGTACAGTTAAGGTAAGTTTTCAGaaaaaattaaacttaattCACCAAAAAAACATTGAATACTAACTTGATgcaatttttttgaataaattactATTTATATTCAGAAAAGATACAAATGCTGACAAATGTATCCATACAAGAATAAAACGACTATTATAACCACCAAAGATGATTTTTGTGTGACAAGAGTACCCCGACATTAGTTACACAATTAGTCCGTTGGGTATTCTTGGCACACGGAAGCTATCTTCTGTGAATGTAATTGTCGTTTTATTATTATATGGATACATTTGTCAATATTTATATCTTTCATAGATACAAAtggtaatttatttttttttttttgaattcaaactAAATTTCAGGAATTGACATGGGTATTAATCCTTCAAAAGAAATCATAATCGTCCTCCAAGCTAAAACAAACACACCCATAGATATTTATAGGATTCTACAGTTGTCAGGCTCAGGCGCTATTCCATAACGTGGTAAGTAGAAGAATTGAAAAAAGAGCAATTAAGAAGAGCATGTGAGAGAAGGAGCTTATGGATATAAAAAGCACCCCTCAAAGGCCGAAAGATAAGAATTGCACGATTTGTATAGTTGCGCTTATTTTATTCGATCCGAATTCGTATGAATGAGTCATTATTTATGTGACATGTAACATCACACACAACATATATAAGCTTGATGAGATTATTGACAGAAGCCCAACCCCAACCCAACTCCAACCCCCACATTGGTGAGACATAAATTCATATCATGTAGAGGTTTCAATACACTAAGGTCCACTGAACATTTACGTGTGTCATTAGCCATTTAGCCTCTTCAAATTTATATGATTGATATACACATGCAGACGTACAATGTTGCTACTGAATCAATTAGCATTCTTTTTTCAGTCCCCCGTGAATGTCTTATAAGAAAATTGACAgaaattcatttatttttcaGCCATGTATGTGTGTTGATGTGAGTTTACTATGACCTAATGTCATAAAAGTTTATAGTTGATTTGTCACATACATTGGCAGTGGTGGAAAAGCCCTTCTCCTCCTCCCTTGACCCCATCTCCAATCCCTATAATCATTGATGGTCAACATCTATCTCCCTACATAGATAGATATATGTGTTATTTATTCATGACATTGAAAATTCATTGAGTCCTATAATGATACTTCACGTTCTTATCTCATCAAAATGGTTAGCTACTTAGCTTCATCTATTGAAACTTCATATCTGAGTGATATTAGAGATTAAGGCAGTTATTACTGGCATATATCATTATTGAAGAAGGCCTgctataataaatttaataagtAGGGTAGATCAAACAGAGGGTAACTTACCTGTAGCTCAATAATTAGTAGAGATGAGAAACCTAAGATGGAAAAACCATAAGTGAAACTAGAATCATTTAAATCCTTATGGATATGATGTGCAATATAAGATTATAGGGTTATAATTTTGATTCATATGATCACCTACACCAAGTAAGAAAAAACTTATGATTTGTTGTCAATTAAAACTTTGCTTGTCCCCCTCCccttccttttattttcttccctAGTTCACCATTACTTATTATTCCCATATATCTTGGTTCTTTCTTTTATTACTATTCACATGAAGATGTCTTTTTACAAAAGTGATAGTTAAATATCGGTAGATAGATAGTTTGACATATTTTACTAAGGCTTCGTTTGAAAAGTTTCAAAAGCTATTTTTTTAGGACTTTTGACTTATGAAAAGTCATATTAATAGTATTTGGTATAGTTTTTTAaatatacttttaatttttcgagTTGTTTAAGAGcttttgaaaaagtaaaaaaatttgacttctcttattcTCAAAAACTATTTTATCATTCTTATTTATTATACAACTTTAAAACAAATACTTCTATGATAAGTttccaaacacaaaataaccTATTTATAAACTACTTCTAATATAAattcttatattttaaattcttttttcaaaaaaacttaattaagtTGTTATCCAAACTAGTCCTAAATTGTTTACCATAATACATGTCATTATCTAAACTATTATTTTAACACACTCAAATCATTATGTGAGTATTCTCTTGTTTTTTCCCTTCTCTTAAAATGACAATTTCAAAACCCTCTTATTCTTTTTCCTTCCTTCCTTCCTTCTATCTCTCTAATTAACAGCAATATTTTGTGTTAAAAGAAAAACTTACCTTTTCAATTGACTTATTTTGTATTAAAACTTTCCTTTCTTCAGTTATCTTTAGTTATCCACTGGCGTTATTTCAGTTTGATCTAAATAAAAGGCTAAAGGGAAACATTCTTAGTAGAAGGGTTAACATGGAATTCAATGATTAACCAATCAATATCAACCAACTCGGAAGTCAAACATTTATTCAATTATAATCATGAACATAACTTGCCGATGCTGAATGGCAGCATAAGAATTTAACATTCAACTGCTATAGTCCAAACGTTATTACAAAAACCTAGCAAGTCACAGATCAAATAAATATACTTCAAGGCCCTAAAATCCCAAATGAATCGCCAATCTCAAAACAATGTCCTTACGGAAAAGTAGCTCAAGCTTGTGATTCAAGCTCCAAACGAAGGGTGTGACTAACTGCATCAGATCCCGGACCAGAGAATTGAATTGGACCTACAGTGAACATCATCATTAAAACTTGAATCTATATATTAATTCCTGCTATACTAAGTGGATCTTACTAATTGGGCTGGTTGGGTCCATTATACAATGATACGTACCTGGACTGACGTAGCAATTTTTTAGGGCCCACTCATCCCTCAAGgaggcaaactttttgaagggtGCCCCTGAAagaaaatgatatataataatcATTAGTACCGCAAATATATAAATTAGAGCTGATGCCAGAACGGTAATAAAGGCAAAATTGTTAACGGTTTATGTCAGTTATACCTTGAAGCTCTACCATTGCCTTCTTGATCACGGGCTTGAACTTACCTGCAAAGAAATTACATTACATATTCATATAAACCATACGAAAGAAAGCATTCAAATAGTaattggaaaagaaaaagtaatgGTATGGATACGAATCCATTGTAGTGTAGCAGATATCTACCATGTCTTCTCTCTACGTCCATCAGTGAGGTGAGTGCAGTTCCACCAACAATCCAGTCTTCAACTGGTGCACAGAGATTCCTAACCTGGTTAACAGAGTGAATTCAAGAAATTCAGTTGACTGCTTCAATGTTACAAAACAAACAACTTCGAAAGCACACTCAATTGTCAAGACATAATAAGAGGCCACAAACTGATGATATTAATCCAGTCTTCCCACTGTGAAGGAGGGCTCCAGCACCATAACCAAGAGCATAGCAATAAGTAGCATCAAAATTAGTTGGCAATCCACATCTCCCTTCGTAACTGCATATTTCCAATAAGTATAGGTAACTATAAACTCTCAAAAAATAAGGCAAACTAGCAAATATACAGCttaaaaacaaaacattttCGTAAAATCTTTGTTTTACACTCTTTTTGGCATTTCATGTTAGCATATATTCGAATtagaatttatatataattcaaaataatgATGCCGAAATTTGATAGAATACCCGAAAAAGTGAGATTGCCCTCTAAATTCGCCTCTATATTTTCCCTCTTGCTTTCTCTTCTCCAACTCAGTTTCAGCCATTTGAATAAGCATTTTCTCTGTTTCTATCTTGGCAACCTAAACTTGGAAGATAGAACCATTGACATTGACTTGATGCATCATGGGtcaaacaaacaaataaaagataGCATTATAACACCATTAGGCACCTGAACATTTCCATGTGGATCCCTTTCAAGCATCAATTGCTCTTGAATTGCTTGAGGTAAGAATTCAAAAAGCTTCAGTGACTGATCAGTGAGTTTCTTCTTCCATAATCCACCCTCATCCACAATATCATGGGCCAGAATTTCATTTAGTTCTGCAATAAGTTGCTGGACCTGAAAATCGCAAAACAGCATGTACAACCAGTATCATCAGCAAGTATGAGCATACAAACTGATTTACACACTAATGGAAAAATCACAAGTTCACACAGAGAGAAACACTGGCAAAAAATTTCTTGTGCTGATTGCTATGTACCTCAGGAATGAAATCAATTAAACCTTCAGGGATAAGAATGACCCCATAATTGTAATTAACTGCAGCTCTTTTACAAATAACATCTACAATATAGTCTGTGACATTTTTCAGTGTCAACTTCTTGGCAGCAACCTGAAATATGTATTTACAGGTCAAATCAAgtatatttgataaaaaaaaaaggtacaGTCTGAGTAGCAAATGTTAATCACAACTTCACAAAATCAATGTGTGAGAATATCAAATTAACTTCATCACATGCTAGAATGTACAAGATGATCAAATTTATTACAAACCTCTTCTCCAATAATAGTAATGTTTGGGTGGGTTTGTAAAGCACATTCCAGTGTAATGTGTGAAGCTGCACGCCCCATAAGCCGCACAACTGCAGACAGATGATCATATGTTTTTATTGATGCTTGGAAATATAACCTCAAATCTTCCAAATTCCAAAGATACATCAATATCAAATGATGTCAACAGTTCTGAAGTGCAAAATTGTTTAATGGTGAAGCAAACAAAGCTGTAAGAAGTGAGAACATAGGAACCAGTACAGAATGGTGACAAATCAGTTTCTAAGGTTCTTCTAAGAGGTTGTTCAATTTGAATACTCACAATGGTAATATTTTCCTGTTGATCGGGCATCTACCATAACATTTCCAATCATTTCAGAGTATATCTGCATTAAATCAACATATACATGTGAACAGGGTCAGTTCTCGGGATCATTCAGCATGCATCCAAACGGGAACATGCTATCCAACATCCTTTGGCAATTTGCACAAAGTTGTGGAACATGACAAGTTGTGTAGAGTTCCAGGGATAATGTGATGGTTGCAAACagaatattttatcaaatatgtTCACAATATTGCTAGAGAAATTGAAACACAGCTGTTGCTCTGAAAAGCATCCTCAAACACTTCAACACTCCCATTCCAAcacataaaaataaagaaatggTTCCTAAATATTACTACATGCTTAGAAAATCATTGGTGATCAAAAGATAAAATTACTTATTTGAAATGTTAAAAACATGTAGAACTAGACCAATTCAAAATTACAAAGGCAGATTGAAGACTTGTTATTTAGCTTCATTTACCTTGCATGCAGTATCAAAACCAAAACTGGTAGGAACTTCTTTGCACTTTAAATCACCATCAATAGTTTTAGGACATCCAATCACGCGAGTCTTCAGATTTTTGCTTCTGCATAAATCCACATCAAacaaaaaatagttaaataaaCAGTATCACTTCACATACTCATGAAGGGAAATTGTTTCTCTTATATTCATATAGAGACAATtacaataattatatatagatgGAATGGTAATATGATCTTTAATGTTAATCATGACACAACATAAAAACAGCATTTAATTAACACAGCTTCCAAGAAGTTGGATCATTTCAACAATAAAGTGACTAAGAAACCTGAAGTTCTCAGCAAGTAGGCATGCATTTGTGTTTGAGTCATCTCCACCAATAACAACAAGCCCATCCAAGTCTAGCTTCTTTGTTGTTTCTTCAGCTTGTTTGAACTACACacataaataaatcaaattattcTTATATTCTATTGTTGTCCATACTTAAGACAAAATAAGAACTCAAATGAACTAATCACATAGCAATTATGCACCACACCTGCTCTGGAGTTTCAATCTTGTCCCTCCCACTGCAAATCATGTCAAAGCCACCCTGCCAACAGATATTGCAACTGTCAGATCTCAAAATTTTGGCATCACTGATATAAGAAACAGAACCACGAGTACTGCAAACCAAAATATTAAATAtctatttaataaaaattcactACGCTAAGCCTCAGAATTCATAAATCATGATATACAGGGGAATATAAACAAAGCGAACACTATAGATAAAGCATTTTCAAAATACAGCTTAACAAAGACATTGTTCAATTTCAGCTCCAAAAgagtaaaataaaaactataagTATGAAAATGTACCTGATTTCTATAAGGATAAATATAGTCCGAGTTGAGTTCAACGTATTTGCATTTCATGATGCCAGCAGGACCACCCCTGAAACCATACAATGTGCTTCCTTTTGCGCGCTCTTGCAGGTAATCTAACGCCAGGacaaaataacaacaaaaacaaaatttacaGTCGAAAAAGATAACAAAGAAGCGATTGAGCTgaataagaaaaagaatgatTCATACCAAAGATTCCAGAGATGACGTTGTGGCCTCCGGGAGCCTGACCTCCGGACAAGACCACGCCGATCTTCAACTTCTGATCCGGAAGCGGTGTCTCGCTAGGGACCAACGTCGCAGACGGTTGTCCGAACAAATGAGGAAACAGCTTAGCGATCTCATCTGCAAATGCACACACATTGTACAGATCAGGGAGATACAGAAAGAGATCAAAGAGCAGAGAATGTGGAAATGGATAGAAATGACTTACCTGGATTGCCGGCGGCGGAGCTCCGGGGACCATCGATGAGGGAGAAGGAGGTCTTGAGAACGGAGGGGAGTGGGAGAGAGTGGTGAACGCGGCTGCTCTGAACCTCACTGTAGACATTGGCAAAGCGGCCGGTGACTGAACCACCGGCGGAGAGGTTGCCGTTAGGTATGTAAGATGGCGCCATTGGAAGAGACTAGAGAGAAGCGTGAATCTGGTGTAGAGTTTGGAGTACAGAGAGAGTAGCGAGACTGTGGAGTAAAAAAGCGGAGAAGTAggtttgaaaaacaaaaaggacAGCTGAACCTCTTGACCTAACACAACGCCCCGAATATACCTCTGGGCTTTTTGGTCAATATCTTTTCTTCCACAGTTCCGCCACTAATGCCACCTGCCCAATATTCACCTCAAACAAAATGTGcacctttttcttttataaaattaagtGGGTTAAATTCGTCGCGGATTAATTTTTATCCTactaaatgacaaaaaaaaaattaaaataacttaCATTTTTAATTGACTAAATTAAATATCTATCCAATAATCATTATAATCATATATatgaattaataataagaaaaaatatatgaaacCAATTAATAATCAGTCAAGAATAGaataacataattaattataattagttttattaatttataatttaatttattttttaaattattattcacCACGTTCAAAACATGAGAAAAGATATGCTAGTGTTATGAGAGAATCACGAAACATATACTTTGATCATTCATTAATTGGttccatataattaattatgtgttaTTAATTCGTAACACATGAAACATATAAATCATATCTAAAATCATCCAAtttacaagaaaaagaaacatccgTGTGCCTATCAGTAGTTAAAGTCACGGTGCCTCTAATTTACCAGTTGACTGATTTTTGACTTATATAGAATTAGTTCCCTAACATTGTTGTAATAATAATGATttaattgatttaaataataatataaaatatctttttaaatgtGTTATCACATATCTATCTACGACCGTAAATAACTGTAATAATATGCATATACGTACAAGAGTGTGAATACAAGTGAATATATAAGGCGAAATAGCTAGGAATGTTGAAATTTCTTGACAACAGAGCGACGAAACCTTCTTTTCCCGGACCTTCTAGTTGACTTGATCACACGTCTTGGAACCAACCTCTTAAACATGCTCCAAACTTGTATGGCGGCTCTCTTGAAAGTCATGTAGAGTGGGAACTGCATCAGTGCAAATATGGTGACAGGTATAAACGCAACGCTATACAACAAATTGGCGCTCCATCTTTTTGAATTCAGGCTCCTACTTATGGTGAGCAAAATGGTTGCGGTGAAGGACATCATGGTCGTAATCAACGCGAAGAACAGCATGGTGAAGCCTATCGAGAGCCTTCGAGGGAGTGAGCTACGGAACTGCCACATGTCAAATGGAGATGAGAGTATGGAGAGGAACATCACAACTGAAGACAGAGAACTCCCAAGTGCCAAAACATCCATGATCGTGAAGAACCAGAAAACGGAAGATCCTATCAGTTTGGGGACGCCATTGTTATCAGTTCCTCCTGGAACTTGGTAAATTGCTGCAAACACAACGGTGGCCACTAACACAGCCACTGCTGAGCATGATTGAGATGTCTGCTTCAGCCATTCTTGTGCGCTCTTTAGCATAGCATCATGCTCCGTTTCAAATAGTTCTTTTCCCGTTTGGTTCTTCTCATCATTGCAATGTATGTGAAGGTACGAAGGGGTTATGTTCATCACACGCTGTACGCATCATAAAAAtgtttttatgtgaaattaattataagtggaaactcaggtgcagtcgaaTTCACGTAAAGTTAATATTTGAGAGctgttttataaaaatttagttaaaaatttatcaaacagCTCTCAGATATGACTTTACGTGAAGTCAATTGCACGTGAATTTTCACCTTTTTTATAAGGAATTTGAAATCCTAGCTAGCTTACCTCAAACCAACGGAGCTCTTCTTGTAGTTTATATACAACGCCGGCCTCGTGCTTTCTCTTATACTTCATCGGTGCAACGTAATGCAACAAGGTGCGACCCTCTCTACCGATTCGACCTGCCAACTTCTTCATCATTGAAGTGCCACAGCAAGTCTTTAGGAATCGAAAAATTTCAAGTTGTCGTGTCATGACTGTAACTTGAAGCACATCAAGCTCTTTTACACCAACATGGTTTATGGCATCTGGGTGTACTTCGATTATTTGCTCAATGATTTCCACAATTCCGGTGCTAGCTGCTAAGAGCAATGGCGTAGGGCTATAACTGGTGGCATCTACCTTTTGCGTCCCACCCTTCTCATCCTGTCTGCTGTCCCTCTTTTTTTGGATCAATCTTTGACGAACGGAGACTTCAAAAATTGGAAAAACAGCCACCGTTCGTTGCCGTTGACTAGTAACATGAATGTTAGTTTCTCGCCATGAGTAGTCTTTTGGCACTAACGACTTGGTTAGATGCATAACTAACTTGTGCTGCTTCTTTGTCTGCCAAATGTCATGTATCACCATCCATTCTGCATCAGTGGATTCATTCAAATGGAAAAACTCAACTTTAGAGAGACAAAGAAAGTGTATTGTTAGAAGGCTTTATAAGCAAACTAAAATCagtaatcaaaattaattattaattattaatataaaatatatattaaaaataaattaaataatatatgtatatatttatgAATATATTCTGTATACAccataatcaattattaaaattagttactaatataaaatatgtgttaaaatataaatatattaataattaattttaatgcacAGATAACCTTTTTGCTTTACAAATTATTAGTAAAGAGAAATATTAGAAGGCTTTTTTGGTTAATatgtatttaaatattttttttttaatcaaagaTAGAGAATTTGAATCTCCAATCTCTTAAATGAATATGAAAAAACTACATCATTCACTCATTTAAATTATTACTCATTGGCATGTATCTAAATATCCTTAATTGTTAATATGATAATGCCAAACATTAAAACTTAAagcaaatataataaaaataaaagtacaaTCTAAATCTCGAATAACAATTGTTTATTACAATAGGCTATTTGTATAATGTGTATAATGGGCTattgagttacaaaatgaacatccttcgtactatctagaataaccattcgagtactagggataataaacatcttcccGAAAGCTTAAACTATTAAACTGATTTTGGAGTTCACCAAGGATCTAACTCTTAACTTTTCGGATTTAGcgctctaataccatgtcatgataccactcatcccaaaagtttcAGCTGATGGAAAAAGGTAACACTAAttgttatatctctaatactccataaacctccat
This window contains:
- the LOC130974256 gene encoding uncharacterized protein LOC130974256 isoform X3 translates to MGEESGLNGMGMEEAQRAALFRDWENFKKFFANNNQALLKPMDMGLNTAFHVAMALESTRDAELLKELLEMVGEEERWQALRTANGDGDTLLHVAAASCKELDAVELVLDYEKKVQAPLEDEETEGDWKEKKISLVELRNDYEETPIFTASKEGNLKMLQHVARCVGAADLRKHFYRGADKTSILHIAIIGQHFDVAVWLLEVDGSLANETDDSKFTSLQLLAKMPFVFPSHSQFSTLKSLIYYLLPEYEYQDFDHESIRVLRQGTESSNGIGNGNAHTSVFTRINRAIWKFLAEEWMVIHDIWQTKKQHKLVMHLTKSLVPKDYSWRETNIHVTSQRQRTVAVFPIFEVSVRQRLIQKKRDSRQDEKGGTQKVDATSYSPTPLLLAASTGIVEIIEQIIEVHPDAINHVGVKELDVLQVTVMTRQLEIFRFLKTCCGTSMMKKLAGRIGREGRTLLHYVAPMKYKRKHEAGVVYKLQEELRWFENQTGKELFETEHDAMLKSAQEWLKQTSQSCSAVAVLVATVVFAAIYQVPGGTDNNGVPKLIGSSVFWFFTIMDVLALGSSLSSVVMFLSILSSPFDMWQFRSSLPRRLSIGFTMLFFALITTMMSFTATILLTISRSLNSKRWSANLLYSVAFIPVTIFALMQFPLYMTFKRAAIQVWSMFKRLVPRRVIKSTRRSGKRRFRRSVVKKFQHS
- the LOC130974256 gene encoding uncharacterized protein LOC130974256 isoform X1; translated protein: MGEESGLNGMGMEEAQRAALFRDWENFKKFFANNNQALLKPMDMGLNTAFHVAMALESTRDAELLKELLEMVGEEERWQALRTANGDGDTLLHVAAASCKELDAVELVLDYEKKVQAPLEDEETEGDWKEKKISLVELRNDYEETPIFTASKEGNLKMLQHVARCVGAADLRKHFYRGADKTSILHIAIIGQHFDVAVWLLEVDGSLANETDDSKFTSLQLLAKMPFVFPSHSQFSTLKSLIYYLLPEYEYQDFDHESIRVLRQGTESSNGIGNGNAHTSVFTRINRAIWKFLAEEWMVIHDIWQTKKQHKLVMHLTKSLVPKDYSWRETNIHVTSQRQRTVAVFPIFEVSVRQRLIQKKRDSRQDEKGGTQKVDATSYSPTPLLLAASTGIVEIIEQIIEVHPDAINHVGVKELDVLQVTVMTRQLEIFRFLKTCCGTSMMKKLAGRIGREGRTLLHYVAPMKYKRKHEAGVVYKLQEELRWFERVMNITPSYLHIHCNDEKNQTGKELFETEHDAMLKSAQEWLKQTSQSCSAVAVLVATVVFAAIYQVPGGTDNNGVPKLIGSSVFWFFTIMDVLALGSSLSSVVMFLSILSSPFDMWQFRSSLPRRLSIGFTMLFFALITTMMSFTATILLTISRSLNSKRWSANLLYSVAFIPVTIFALMQFPLYMTFKRAAIQVWSMFKRLVPRRVIKSTRRSGKRRFRRSVVKKFQHS
- the LOC130974257 gene encoding pyrophosphate--fructose 6-phosphate 1-phosphotransferase subunit beta-like — encoded protein: MAPSYIPNGNLSAGGSVTGRFANVYSEVQSSRVHHSLPLPSVLKTSFSLIDGPRSSAAGNPDEIAKLFPHLFGQPSATLVPSETPLPDQKLKIGVVLSGGQAPGGHNVISGIFDYLQERAKGSTLYGFRGGPAGIMKCKYVELNSDYIYPYRNQGGFDMICSGRDKIETPEQFKQAEETTKKLDLDGLVVIGGDDSNTNACLLAENFRSKNLKTRVIGCPKTIDGDLKCKEVPTSFGFDTACKIYSEMIGNVMVDARSTGKYYHFVRLMGRAASHITLECALQTHPNITIIGEEVAAKKLTLKNVTDYIVDVICKRAAVNYNYGVILIPEGLIDFIPEVQQLIAELNEILAHDIVDEGGLWKKKLTDQSLKLFEFLPQAIQEQLMLERDPHGNVQVAKIETEKMLIQMAETELEKRKQEGKYRGEFRGQSHFFGYEGRCGLPTNFDATYCYALGYGAGALLHSGKTGLISSVRNLCAPVEDWIVGGTALTSLMDVERRHGKFKPVIKKAMVELQGAPFKKFASLRDEWALKNCYVSPGPIQFSGPGSDAVSHTLRLELESQA
- the LOC130974256 gene encoding uncharacterized protein LOC130974256 isoform X2 yields the protein MGEESGLNGMGMEEAQRAALFRDWENFKKFFANNNQALLKPMDMGLNTAFHVAMALESTRDAELLKELLEMVGEEERWQALRTANGDGDTLLHVAAASCKELDAVELVLDYEKKVQAPLEDEETEGDWKEKKISLVELRNDYEETPIFTASKEGNLKMLQHVARCVGAADLRKHFYRGADKTSILHIAIIGQHFDVAVWLLEVDGSLANETDDSKFTSLQLLAKMPFVFPSHSQFSTLKSLIYYLLPEYEYQDFDHESIRVLRQGTESSNGIGNGNAHTSEWMVIHDIWQTKKQHKLVMHLTKSLVPKDYSWRETNIHVTSQRQRTVAVFPIFEVSVRQRLIQKKRDSRQDEKGGTQKVDATSYSPTPLLLAASTGIVEIIEQIIEVHPDAINHVGVKELDVLQVTVMTRQLEIFRFLKTCCGTSMMKKLAGRIGREGRTLLHYVAPMKYKRKHEAGVVYKLQEELRWFERVMNITPSYLHIHCNDEKNQTGKELFETEHDAMLKSAQEWLKQTSQSCSAVAVLVATVVFAAIYQVPGGTDNNGVPKLIGSSVFWFFTIMDVLALGSSLSSVVMFLSILSSPFDMWQFRSSLPRRLSIGFTMLFFALITTMMSFTATILLTISRSLNSKRWSANLLYSVAFIPVTIFALMQFPLYMTFKRAAIQVWSMFKRLVPRRVIKSTRRSGKRRFRRSVVKKFQHS